The Plectropomus leopardus isolate mb chromosome 2, YSFRI_Pleo_2.0, whole genome shotgun sequence genome has a window encoding:
- the rpp14 gene encoding ribonuclease P protein subunit p14 isoform X2, which produces MSRVDTKNEPPVYQRVVLKNAAPYQYMKVCLVLEDESTRLSAVELKQFIITGLRSLYGEVGASLNFDLLKYDEDTLTALLRVYSKGLVKLWSSLTLLGSYQNQACAFRVLQVSPYLLALTGNSRELQLD; this is translated from the exons ATGAGCCGCGTCGACACGAAGAACGAACCTCCAGTTTACCAACGGGTCGTGCTGAAGAACGCCGCGCCGTACCAATACATGAAAGTCTGCCT cgTGCTGGAGGATGAGTCTACCAGACTGAGTGCAGTTGAACTGAAGCAGTTCATCATCACAGGTCTGAGGAGTCTGTATGGAGAG GTGGGAGCAAGTTTGAACTTTGACCTGTTGAAGTACGATGAAGACACCCTCACTGCTCTTCTGCGCGTTTACAGCAA gggTTTGGTGAAGCTGTGGAGCTCCCTCACTCTGCTGGGCTCCTACCAAAACCAGGCCTGCGCCTTCAGAGTGCTGCAG GTGTCTCCGTACCTGCTCGCTCTGACAGGAAACAGTCGTGAGCTTCAGCTGGACTGA